Proteins encoded by one window of Halomonas sp. SH5A2:
- a CDS encoding NADPH:quinone reductase — MSQEHLSQQQASQRIQFAHTGGSEVLELVEVTLAAPAKGEVRIANKAIGLNFIDIYFRTGLYPAPSMPSGLGTEGAGIVDAVGEGVTHLKEGDRVAYAQGPLGAYAELHTLPASKVVKLPDFIDFETAAASMLKGLTVQYLFRQTYELKGGETILFHAAAGGVGSIACQWAKALGVKLIGTVSSKEKADQAMANGAWATINYTEEDVVERVRELTNGEMCDVVYDSVGKDTWEMSLDCLKPRSLMVSFGNASGPVDGVNIGILNQKGALFVTRPSLNGYADTRERLEMMCEDFFTMLESGKIKIDVANRYPLKDVGKAQDALQSRKTTGSTVLLP, encoded by the coding sequence GTGTCTCAAGAACATTTGTCTCAACAACAGGCGTCTCAACGGATTCAATTTGCCCACACAGGTGGTTCCGAGGTGCTTGAACTGGTTGAAGTGACGCTGGCGGCGCCAGCCAAGGGCGAAGTCCGTATTGCCAACAAGGCGATCGGCCTTAACTTTATCGATATCTATTTTCGGACCGGGCTTTATCCAGCGCCTTCCATGCCCTCCGGCTTGGGCACCGAGGGCGCGGGTATTGTTGATGCGGTGGGCGAAGGCGTGACTCACTTGAAAGAAGGTGACCGTGTTGCCTACGCGCAAGGCCCCTTGGGCGCCTACGCTGAGCTGCATACTCTGCCCGCATCAAAAGTGGTCAAGCTGCCTGACTTTATCGATTTTGAAACGGCGGCGGCCAGCATGCTGAAAGGCTTGACCGTGCAGTATTTGTTTCGCCAAACCTATGAACTCAAAGGGGGCGAAACAATTTTGTTTCATGCCGCCGCCGGTGGCGTCGGTTCAATTGCCTGCCAGTGGGCCAAGGCACTGGGCGTTAAACTGATCGGTACGGTGAGTTCAAAAGAGAAGGCGGATCAGGCCATGGCCAACGGTGCCTGGGCCACCATTAATTACACCGAAGAAGACGTGGTCGAGCGCGTGCGCGAACTCACCAATGGCGAGATGTGCGACGTGGTGTACGACTCGGTGGGTAAAGACACCTGGGAGATGTCGCTGGACTGCCTCAAACCACGCTCGTTAATGGTCAGTTTTGGCAACGCCTCCGGCCCTGTTGACGGCGTTAATATCGGTATCCTCAATCAGAAAGGCGCCTTGTTTGTTACCCGTCCAAGCCTGAACGGCTATGCCGACACGCGCGAGCGTCTCGAGATGATGTGCGAGGACTTCTTTACCATGCTGGAAAGCGGCAAGATTAAAATTGATGTGGCTAATCGCTACCCGCTTAAAGACGTTGGTAAAGCGCAGGACGCGCTGCAAAGCCGCAAGACCACTGGCTCTACGGTGTTATTGCCCTAA
- a CDS encoding glycerophosphodiester phosphodiesterase family protein, whose protein sequence is MHPAISLPTLIAHRGYSAAAPENTLAAVRAAHRAGITWVELDVQLLGDGTPVIWHDADVVRCSDGRGRLRRMTWPQSQTLDVGRWFGHDFAGEKMPRLDAMLALLNELEMGVNLELKVNRGHDPIALVERVLPEVLEALAPERLVLSSFDSLALRHSRKFAKPDNLALGMLFNRLPKDWQTQCQEVDALSVHAHWSRLKRAQADAVQQAGYALLCYTPNDPHAFHPLWAWGAASAITDEPERFQRYLSTNAALGLPQ, encoded by the coding sequence ATGCACCCTGCTATTTCACTGCCCACGTTAATCGCCCACCGCGGCTACTCCGCCGCAGCCCCGGAAAACACCCTTGCGGCGGTGCGCGCCGCCCATCGCGCGGGTATAACCTGGGTCGAACTCGACGTCCAGCTACTCGGCGATGGTACGCCGGTAATTTGGCACGATGCAGATGTCGTACGCTGTTCAGACGGACGCGGTAGACTGCGCCGCATGACCTGGCCGCAATCGCAAACGCTGGATGTGGGCCGCTGGTTTGGCCATGACTTTGCAGGCGAGAAGATGCCGCGCCTGGACGCCATGCTAGCGCTGCTCAACGAGCTGGAAATGGGGGTCAATCTTGAGCTCAAGGTCAATCGCGGCCACGACCCTATCGCACTGGTAGAGCGTGTCTTGCCCGAAGTGCTGGAAGCGCTGGCCCCGGAACGGTTGGTGCTGTCATCGTTTGATAGCCTGGCGCTGCGCCATAGCCGCAAATTTGCCAAGCCGGATAATCTGGCGCTGGGGATGTTGTTCAATCGCCTGCCAAAAGACTGGCAAACCCAATGCCAAGAAGTCGACGCCTTAAGCGTCCATGCTCACTGGTCACGCCTGAAGCGCGCTCAAGCTGATGCGGTTCAGCAGGCAGGCTACGCACTGCTCTGCTATACCCCTAACGATCCCCATGCGTTCCACCCGCTATGGGCTTGGGGGGCTGCCAGCGCGATTACCGACGAACCGGAGCGGTTTCAGCGCTATTTATCGACCAACGCGGCGTTAGGCTTGCCTCAATAA